In Sediminitomix flava, a single genomic region encodes these proteins:
- the pepE gene encoding dipeptidase PepE, which yields MSKHLLIVSTSTVYGKGYLGYMEEEIKNFFGENKNIVFIPYARPGGISHDEYTEIARKKFEELGLSVKGIHEFENPKKAIAEADGFFTGGGNTYVLLKQLYENGLIEPLRNAVENGKPYMGTSAGSNITGLSICTTNDMPIVYPPSFKALQLVPFNINPHYLDPNPDSKHMGETRETRIKEFHFFNDQPVVGIREGSWLEVMGEDVTLCGELSARIFEQGKEPYEVPTGSKIKF from the coding sequence ATGAGTAAGCATTTATTAATCGTCAGTACATCTACAGTATACGGAAAGGGTTATCTTGGTTATATGGAAGAAGAGATTAAGAACTTCTTCGGAGAGAATAAGAACATTGTTTTTATTCCTTATGCACGACCAGGTGGCATTTCACATGATGAATATACTGAGATTGCTCGTAAGAAATTTGAAGAATTGGGGCTTTCAGTAAAAGGTATTCATGAGTTTGAAAACCCGAAAAAAGCAATAGCTGAAGCCGATGGCTTTTTTACAGGAGGTGGAAATACCTATGTGCTATTGAAGCAATTGTATGAAAATGGTTTGATTGAGCCCTTAAGAAATGCAGTAGAAAACGGTAAGCCATATATGGGAACAAGTGCTGGTTCTAACATTACGGGATTGAGCATTTGTACAACCAATGATATGCCAATTGTTTACCCTCCTTCATTCAAAGCTTTACAGCTAGTTCCTTTCAATATCAATCCACATTATCTTGATCCGAACCCAGATTCAAAACATATGGGAGAGACAAGAGAAACTAGAATTAAAGAATTTCATTTCTTCAATGATCAGCCTGTGGTAGGTATCCGTGAGGGAAGTTGGTTGGAAGTAATGGGAGAAGATGTAACTTTGTGCGGTGAATTGTCTGCTCGTATTTTTGAGCAAGGAAAAGAACCTTATGAGGTTCCGACAGGAAGTAAAATCAAATTTTAA
- a CDS encoding transketolase family protein, translating to MKKYTYTEKKDTRSGFGDGLLEVAKKNDKVVGLCADLTGSLKMDAFAKEFPERFFQTGIAEANMIGIAAGMTIGDKIPYTGTFANFSTSRVYDQIRQSIAYSKKNVKVCASHSGLTLGEDGATHQVLEDLGMMKMLPHMAVINTCDYNQTKEATIKIADYDGPVYLRFGRPKVPVFMPEGSFEIGKAIQLNEGSDVTIIATGHLVWEAIQAGEMLAEKGIEADIINIHTIKPLDTEAILKSVKKTGCVVTAEEHQIFGGLGESVAGVLSREYPAPIEMIGVKDVFGESGTPDELMEKYGLKAVNIVESVENVMKRKNA from the coding sequence AAGTAGTAGGTCTTTGTGCTGACCTTACTGGGTCATTGAAAATGGACGCTTTTGCTAAAGAATTTCCAGAAAGATTCTTCCAAACAGGTATTGCAGAAGCTAATATGATTGGTATCGCTGCAGGTATGACAATTGGTGATAAAATTCCTTACACAGGTACTTTCGCTAACTTCTCTACTAGCCGTGTGTATGATCAAATCAGACAGTCGATTGCATACTCTAAGAAAAATGTAAAGGTATGTGCTTCTCACTCAGGTTTAACACTAGGTGAAGACGGTGCTACTCACCAAGTATTGGAAGACTTGGGTATGATGAAAATGCTTCCTCACATGGCTGTAATCAATACTTGTGATTACAATCAAACAAAAGAAGCTACGATCAAAATCGCTGATTATGATGGACCTGTTTACTTGCGTTTCGGACGTCCGAAAGTACCAGTATTTATGCCAGAAGGATCTTTCGAAATTGGTAAAGCAATCCAATTGAACGAAGGTTCTGATGTAACTATCATTGCAACTGGTCACTTGGTATGGGAAGCTATCCAAGCAGGTGAAATGTTGGCAGAAAAAGGTATTGAAGCTGATATCATCAATATCCACACAATCAAGCCTCTTGACACTGAAGCAATCTTGAAATCTGTGAAGAAAACAGGTTGTGTAGTTACTGCTGAAGAGCACCAAATTTTCGGTGGTCTTGGAGAAAGCGTGGCGGGTGTACTTTCAAGAGAATATCCAGCTCCAATCGAGATGATCGGTGTGAAAGATGTGTTCGGTGAGAGTGGTACTCCTGATGAATTGATGGAAAAATACGGTTTGAAAGCTGTTAACATCGTTGAATCAGTAGAAAACGTAATGAAAAGAAAGAATGCTTAA
- a CDS encoding serine hydrolase domain-containing protein, whose translation MRRNLLLGILSVIIIITSYSHFTDEPTQAVLTASSDSTYHETAGENVSVEDSINALIETFNFDLKEHVIDSIFQRRAKHNAFNGVILAAQKGQVIYEEAFGWANTSKKEKMQKDHVFQLASVSKQFTAASVMLLKQKGLLAYEDTIQQYIPNFPYEGITIRQLLTHRSGLPNYIYKAEEYYPKSYHHDSVVSNEEIMEMLIADPPNKYGQPDGRFLYSNTGYIVLASIVEEVSGLPFDVFLKKEIFEPLGMKNTFARSVQTPKEQLEKVVQGYTARRRPYRDYFLDTVMGDKSVYSTAYDMFLWDKALLDGTIIQKDILADAFEKGSPKKRGKYNYGFGYRLYETTDGKTVVYHTGWWKGFSTLFVHYPESESCLIILTNRLNKSYYNINMVLDTLAIPEYHRT comes from the coding sequence ATGCGAAGAAATTTACTTCTCGGAATATTATCCGTGATCATAATTATAACCAGCTACTCCCATTTTACTGACGAACCAACGCAAGCTGTACTTACAGCTTCTTCTGATTCTACATATCATGAAACAGCAGGAGAAAATGTGAGTGTTGAAGATAGTATCAATGCCTTGATCGAGACATTTAACTTCGATTTGAAAGAGCATGTCATTGATTCTATATTCCAAAGAAGAGCCAAACATAATGCTTTCAATGGGGTCATTTTAGCTGCTCAGAAAGGACAAGTAATTTATGAGGAGGCCTTTGGGTGGGCAAATACAAGTAAGAAAGAAAAGATGCAGAAAGACCATGTTTTTCAGTTGGCATCTGTATCTAAGCAGTTCACGGCTGCATCTGTCATGTTGCTCAAACAAAAAGGATTATTAGCTTACGAAGATACCATTCAGCAATACATTCCGAACTTCCCCTATGAAGGTATAACTATCAGACAGTTGCTTACGCACAGGTCTGGTCTTCCGAACTATATCTATAAGGCTGAGGAATATTATCCTAAATCATACCATCATGATAGTGTGGTTTCCAATGAAGAAATCATGGAAATGCTAATCGCTGACCCTCCAAATAAATACGGACAACCTGATGGTCGCTTCTTGTACAGCAATACGGGGTATATCGTTTTGGCATCCATTGTAGAAGAAGTAAGCGGTTTACCTTTTGATGTTTTCTTAAAGAAAGAAATTTTCGAGCCTTTAGGCATGAAAAATACTTTTGCGAGATCTGTTCAAACCCCAAAAGAACAATTAGAAAAAGTTGTACAGGGTTATACGGCAAGAAGACGTCCTTATAGAGATTATTTCTTAGATACCGTAATGGGTGACAAAAGTGTTTACTCAACAGCATACGATATGTTCTTGTGGGATAAAGCCTTATTGGATGGTACAATTATTCAGAAGGATATTTTAGCAGATGCATTTGAAAAAGGAAGTCCGAAGAAAAGAGGAAAATACAATTACGGGTTTGGCTATAGATTGTATGAAACTACTGATGGCAAAACGGTAGTCTATCATACAGGATGGTGGAAAGGGTTTTCTACACTATTTGTTCATTACCCAGAATCAGAAAGTTGTTTGATCATTCTCACAAACCGTCTGAATAAATCTTACTATAATATCAATATGGTCTTAGATACTTTAGCTATTCCAGAATATCACAGAACTTAA